One Kineococcus radiotolerans SRS30216 = ATCC BAA-149 DNA window includes the following coding sequences:
- a CDS encoding TRAP transporter small permease — MDGGGTEQLDPPAGASPARPRTGPMTAAKNALDRVLSWVCVVLFAALVLDVVWQVFTRQVLDAPSAWSEELAKYLFIWLGLLGSALVFGERGHVGVELLVQKAPPGVQRVLALVVQLSVLAFALVALAWGGGQVVDLAWDQKVTGLPFNVGQLYLALPICGVLTALYTVHHAIRIARGDEPPFEPDAEVETV, encoded by the coding sequence GTGGACGGTGGTGGGACCGAACAGCTCGACCCGCCGGCCGGCGCCTCCCCGGCCCGGCCGCGGACCGGACCGATGACCGCGGCGAAGAACGCCCTCGACCGCGTCCTGAGCTGGGTGTGCGTGGTGCTGTTCGCCGCGCTCGTGCTCGACGTCGTGTGGCAGGTGTTCACCCGCCAGGTCCTCGACGCCCCCAGCGCCTGGTCGGAGGAACTGGCGAAGTACCTGTTCATCTGGCTCGGCCTCCTGGGGTCCGCGCTGGTGTTCGGCGAGCGCGGTCACGTGGGGGTGGAACTGCTGGTGCAGAAGGCACCTCCCGGCGTGCAGCGGGTGCTGGCCCTGGTCGTCCAGCTCTCCGTCCTGGCGTTCGCCCTCGTCGCCCTCGCGTGGGGCGGCGGCCAGGTCGTCGACCTCGCCTGGGACCAGAAGGTGACCGGTCTGCCGTTCAACGTCGGGCAGCTCTACCTCGCCCTGCCGATCTGCGGTGTCCTCACCGCCCTCTACACCGTCCACCACGCGATCCGGATCGCCCGCGGCGACGAGCCGCCGTTCGAGCCGGACGCCGAAGTCGAAACCGTCTGA
- a CDS encoding TRAP transporter substrate-binding protein, which produces MRQYTRRSVTALLGIGALTLAGCSAGSGTRATEATAGGSAAAGPAAENVFKLAFNQSEAHPQFVALSAMGERIKERTGGEYDVDVFPNETLGAQKETIELVQAGTIQFAMVASPLMENYEPNFVVFNLPFVFDSQEHQRAVTNDPGIVSELYSSLEDQNLTVLAGFHGGVRSMYNSERAITTPADMAGMKIRVIESDTNLEMIRLMGGNGTPMGMGEVYTAIQSGVIDGAENNELTYANSKHAEVAQFYSYTRHLMLPDYLITNPTVMASLPEDVRTIFEEELATAVEEEGALWEDEIVRAKKAAEDAGAVFNEVDKEAFDAAIEPLTEAKLTNDVVRDLHAKTRAAAG; this is translated from the coding sequence ATGCGGCAGTACACGCGCAGATCGGTCACGGCCCTCCTCGGGATCGGCGCCCTCACCCTCGCCGGGTGCAGCGCCGGGAGCGGCACGCGGGCCACCGAGGCGACCGCGGGCGGCAGCGCCGCCGCCGGCCCCGCCGCCGAGAACGTCTTCAAGCTCGCCTTCAACCAGTCCGAGGCCCACCCGCAGTTCGTCGCCCTCAGCGCCATGGGCGAACGCATCAAGGAACGCACCGGGGGGGAGTACGACGTCGATGTCTTCCCCAACGAGACCCTCGGGGCGCAGAAGGAGACCATCGAACTCGTCCAGGCCGGGACCATCCAGTTCGCGATGGTCGCCTCCCCCCTGATGGAGAACTACGAACCGAACTTCGTCGTCTTCAACCTGCCCTTCGTGTTCGACTCCCAGGAGCACCAGCGCGCGGTGACCAACGACCCCGGGATCGTCTCCGAGCTGTACTCCTCCCTGGAGGACCAGAACCTGACGGTGCTCGCCGGGTTCCACGGCGGCGTGCGCTCGATGTACAACTCCGAGAGGGCCATCACGACCCCCGCCGACATGGCCGGCATGAAGATCCGCGTCATCGAGTCCGACACCAACCTCGAGATGATCCGGCTCATGGGGGGCAACGGGACCCCCATGGGCATGGGCGAGGTCTACACCGCCATCCAGTCCGGCGTCATCGACGGCGCCGAGAACAACGAACTGACCTACGCCAACTCCAAGCACGCCGAGGTCGCGCAGTTCTACAGCTACACCCGCCACCTCATGCTCCCCGACTACCTCATCACCAACCCCACCGTCATGGCTTCCCTGCCCGAGGACGTGCGGACGATCTTCGAGGAGGAGCTCGCCACCGCCGTCGAGGAGGAGGGCGCGCTGTGGGAGGACGAGATCGTCCGGGCCAAGAAGGCCGCGGAGGACGCGGGCGCGGTGTTCAACGAGGTCGACAAGGAGGCCTTCGACGCGGCGATCGAACCGCTGACCGAGGCCAAGCTGACCAACGACGTCGTGCGCGACCTCCACGCCAAGACCCGTGCGGCCGCGGGGTGA
- a CDS encoding DUF4862 family protein produces MSAPAPAPTPTRPGTPPTRPGTLVAGYMLAPTDPAGEDALFAGLADLDLAGLEYALPPEGTRSLEPGWVERNVRPEWDLLVTLVPTMVPRLGTDPAYGLSSTDPGSRARALADLARARDLALSLAEGSGRRRVVGIELHSAPGPRAGSLDALARSLEEVLSWDLAGAGVVLEHCDALLPGATPAKGFWPLEEEIALVQGFGLPPERLGLGFNWGRSAIEGRGPALALEHVRTLAATGLLRSVVFSGATGEESPWSPPWADTHIPPRGDDPALAVSAPSLLGVEEIAATLRAAGDVPHVGLKVAVRPEDADVATRLAVARASLALIEEARARV; encoded by the coding sequence ATGAGCGCCCCCGCACCCGCCCCGACCCCCACCCGCCCCGGCACCCCGCCCACCCGCCCCGGCACCCTGGTCGCGGGCTACATGCTGGCCCCCACCGACCCGGCCGGGGAGGACGCCCTCTTCGCCGGCCTCGCCGACCTCGACCTCGCGGGCCTCGAGTACGCCCTGCCCCCCGAGGGGACCCGCAGCCTGGAACCCGGCTGGGTCGAGCGCAACGTCCGCCCCGAGTGGGACCTGCTCGTCACCCTGGTGCCCACGATGGTGCCGCGGCTGGGCACCGACCCCGCCTACGGGCTGTCCTCCACCGACCCCGGCTCCCGCGCCCGCGCCCTCGCCGACCTCGCCCGCGCCCGCGACCTCGCGCTCTCCCTCGCCGAGGGCTCGGGCCGCCGCCGCGTGGTCGGCATCGAGCTGCACAGCGCCCCCGGTCCCCGCGCGGGCTCGCTCGACGCCCTCGCCCGCTCCCTGGAGGAGGTCCTGTCCTGGGACCTCGCCGGAGCCGGGGTGGTCCTGGAGCACTGCGACGCCCTGCTGCCCGGCGCCACCCCCGCCAAGGGGTTCTGGCCGCTGGAGGAGGAGATCGCGCTCGTGCAGGGGTTCGGCCTGCCCCCCGAGCGGCTCGGCCTGGGGTTCAACTGGGGGCGCTCGGCCATCGAGGGCCGCGGTCCCGCCCTCGCCCTGGAGCACGTGCGGACCCTGGCGGCCACGGGGCTGCTGCGCTCGGTCGTGTTCTCCGGCGCCACCGGGGAGGAATCCCCCTGGTCCCCGCCGTGGGCCGACACGCACATCCCCCCGCGCGGGGACGACCCCGCCCTGGCCGTCTCGGCGCCCTCCCTGCTGGGGGTGGAGGAGATCGCCGCGACGCTGCGCGCCGCCGGGGACGTCCCCCACGTCGGGCTGAAGGTCGCGGTGCGCCCCGAGGACGCCGACGTGGCCACCCGGCTCGCCGTCGCCCGGGCGTCCCTCGCGCTGATCGAGGAGGCGCGCGCCCGGGTGTGA
- a CDS encoding fluoride efflux transporter FluC: MILLVALAGGAGAAARFALDGAVRDRWPSEFPWGILVVNVLGSFLLGFLTGLVLDGAGDAWRLVLGVGFCGGFTTFSTAMTDTVRLARRGSVRPALLNLAGTLALTGLAAAFGLGLAVLG; this comes from the coding sequence GTGATCCTGCTGGTGGCCCTGGCGGGGGGCGCGGGCGCCGCGGCCCGCTTCGCCCTCGACGGCGCGGTCCGCGACCGGTGGCCCTCGGAGTTCCCGTGGGGGATCCTCGTCGTCAACGTGCTCGGCTCCTTCCTGCTGGGGTTCCTCACCGGGCTGGTGCTCGACGGGGCCGGTGACGCGTGGCGCCTCGTCCTGGGCGTGGGGTTCTGCGGCGGGTTCACGACCTTCAGCACCGCCATGACCGACACCGTGCGGCTGGCCCGGCGCGGTTCGGTGCGCCCGGCGCTGCTGAACCTCGCCGGGACGCTGGCCCTCACGGGTCTCGCGGCGGCGTTCGGGCTGGGGCTGGCCGTCCTCGGCTGA
- a CDS encoding fluoride efflux transporter FluC — MTRPARPPEVPAHRDPRALLLVGAGGAVGTLARWAVSAQVPAAAGWPLATLVVNLAGSFVLGLLLEALLRRGPETRGLRRWRLGLGTGFCGGFTTYSGFAVELDRLVSGGAPATALAYAGASLLGGLLAVGLGVALAARAAR; from the coding sequence GTGACCCGGCCCGCGCGTCCGCCCGAGGTGCCGGCGCACCGCGACCCGCGGGCGCTGCTGCTGGTCGGGGCCGGCGGCGCGGTGGGGACGCTGGCCCGGTGGGCGGTCTCGGCGCAGGTCCCCGCCGCCGCGGGGTGGCCGCTGGCGACGCTGGTGGTGAACCTCGCCGGGTCCTTCGTCCTGGGTCTGCTGCTGGAGGCGCTGCTGCGGCGCGGGCCCGAGACGCGGGGGCTGCGCCGCTGGCGGCTCGGCCTGGGCACGGGGTTCTGCGGGGGGTTCACCACGTACTCCGGCTTCGCGGTGGAGCTCGACCGCCTCGTCAGCGGCGGGGCCCCCGCGACCGCGCTGGCCTACGCCGGGGCGAGCCTGCTCGGCGGGTTGCTGGCCGTGGGGCTGGGCGTCGCGCTGGCGGCGAGGGCGGCCCGGTGA
- a CDS encoding DUF3349 domain-containing protein, whose protein sequence is MTSTGSTNLATRVVDWLRAGYPGGVPRQDYVVLLGLLRRKLTDEEVHGIAAELAGLAGQGEVITVADVERLVNEATLDEPAAADVARVSSHLAAGGWPLADHPQA, encoded by the coding sequence ATGACCTCCACCGGCTCCACCAACCTCGCGACCCGCGTCGTCGACTGGCTGCGCGCGGGCTACCCCGGCGGGGTCCCGCGGCAGGACTACGTGGTGCTGCTGGGTCTGCTGCGCCGCAAGCTGACCGACGAGGAGGTCCACGGGATCGCCGCCGAGCTCGCCGGACTCGCCGGGCAGGGCGAGGTCATCACCGTCGCCGACGTCGAGCGCCTCGTCAACGAGGCCACCCTCGACGAGCCCGCCGCCGCCGACGTCGCCCGGGTGTCCTCGCACCTGGCCGCCGGCGGGTGGCCGCTGGCCGACCACCCGCAGGCCTGA
- a CDS encoding inorganic phosphate transporter — protein sequence METATLILVLVVVVALTFDFTNGFHDTANAMATSIATGALPPKVAVGLSGILNLVGAFLSVEVALTVSNAVVKIQDSSGAPRPELLEGGGSALLLIVLAGLVGAIAWNLLTWLVGLPSSSSHALFGGLIGATVAGLGWAGVNWNGDGSKIDGVVGKVVIPAIASPVLAAVVATVGTFVVHKVVSGVAQRFTDQGFRWGQIGSASLVSLAHGTNDAQKTMGVITLGLIASGHWSSTETIPFWVKAVCALAIALGTYLGGWRIIRTLGKGLIEITPPQGMAAETASGAVILISSHMGFALSTTHVTTGSVLGAGLGKPGATVRWRVAGRMVIAWVTTIPAAGIVGALTWWIGNLLGGGAVGALAITAVLVVFTLLVVRHSRKNPVHAGNVNDEWDASEGAERTPAAV from the coding sequence GTGGAGACAGCAACGCTCATCCTCGTGCTGGTCGTCGTGGTGGCCCTCACCTTCGACTTCACCAACGGCTTCCACGACACCGCGAACGCGATGGCCACGTCCATCGCCACCGGAGCCCTGCCGCCCAAGGTGGCCGTGGGCCTCTCCGGCATCCTCAACCTCGTCGGCGCCTTCCTCTCCGTGGAGGTCGCGCTCACCGTCTCGAACGCCGTCGTCAAGATCCAGGACTCGTCCGGGGCGCCGAGACCCGAACTCCTGGAGGGCGGTGGGTCGGCCCTGCTGCTCATCGTCCTCGCCGGCCTCGTCGGGGCGATCGCCTGGAACCTGCTGACCTGGCTGGTCGGCCTGCCCTCCAGTTCCTCGCACGCCCTGTTCGGCGGCCTCATCGGCGCCACCGTCGCCGGTCTCGGCTGGGCCGGGGTCAACTGGAACGGCGACGGCAGCAAGATCGACGGCGTCGTGGGGAAGGTCGTCATCCCCGCGATCGCCTCCCCGGTCCTCGCCGCGGTCGTCGCGACGGTCGGCACCTTCGTCGTGCACAAGGTCGTCTCGGGTGTCGCCCAGCGTTTCACCGACCAGGGGTTCCGCTGGGGCCAGATCGGCTCCGCCTCGCTGGTGTCGCTGGCGCACGGGACGAACGACGCGCAGAAGACGATGGGCGTCATCACCCTCGGGCTCATCGCCTCCGGGCACTGGTCCAGCACCGAGACCATCCCGTTCTGGGTGAAGGCCGTCTGCGCGCTCGCGATCGCCCTGGGCACCTACCTCGGCGGCTGGCGCATCATCCGCACCCTCGGCAAGGGCCTCATCGAGATCACGCCCCCGCAGGGCATGGCCGCCGAGACCGCCTCCGGCGCGGTCATCCTCATCTCCAGCCACATGGGCTTCGCGCTGTCCACCACCCACGTCACCACGGGGTCGGTGCTCGGCGCGGGCCTCGGCAAGCCCGGCGCCACCGTCCGCTGGCGGGTCGCGGGCCGCATGGTGATCGCGTGGGTGACGACCATCCCGGCCGCCGGGATCGTCGGCGCCCTCACGTGGTGGATCGGGAACCTGCTCGGCGGCGGCGCCGTCGGGGCGCTCGCCATCACGGCGGTGCTGGTCGTCTTCACCCTCCTGGTGGTGCGCCACTCGCGCAAGAACCCCGTGCACGCCGGCAACGTCAACGACGAGTGGGACGCGAGCGAGGGTGCCGAGCGCACCCCCGCCGCGGTCTGA
- the ppk2 gene encoding polyphosphate kinase 2 has protein sequence MPHVQLTPDLGMTVRDDEDEPELLTPDGNVVDTWREDYPYDERLDRKEYDAEKRLLQIELLKLQRWLKASGERIVVLCEGRDAAGKGGTIKRFMEHLNPRGARVVALEKPSERESTQWYFQRYVQHLPAAGEFVLFDRSWYNRAGVERVMGFASPAEYDRFVAQAPLFEKMLVDDGIHLVKFWFSVTRAEQRTRFLIRQIDPVRQWKLSPMDLESLDRWDEYTAAKEAMFATTDTDVAPWTVVKTNDKKRARLAAMRHVLARFDYDGKDPEVVGVPDPLLVVHARTILEADRRPAS, from the coding sequence ATGCCGCACGTGCAGCTGACTCCCGACCTGGGCATGACCGTCCGAGACGACGAGGACGAGCCCGAGCTCCTCACCCCCGACGGGAACGTCGTCGACACCTGGCGCGAGGACTACCCCTACGACGAGCGGCTGGACCGGAAGGAGTACGACGCCGAGAAGCGGCTGCTCCAGATCGAGCTGCTCAAGCTGCAGCGCTGGCTCAAGGCGTCGGGCGAGCGGATCGTCGTGCTGTGCGAGGGCCGCGACGCGGCCGGCAAGGGCGGCACCATCAAGCGGTTCATGGAGCACCTCAACCCCCGCGGGGCCCGCGTCGTCGCCCTGGAGAAGCCCAGCGAGCGCGAGTCCACCCAGTGGTACTTCCAGCGCTACGTCCAGCACCTGCCCGCGGCCGGGGAGTTCGTGCTGTTCGACCGCTCCTGGTACAACCGCGCCGGGGTCGAGCGCGTCATGGGCTTCGCCTCCCCCGCGGAGTACGACCGCTTCGTCGCCCAGGCCCCGCTGTTCGAGAAGATGCTCGTCGACGACGGCATCCACCTGGTGAAGTTCTGGTTCTCCGTCACCCGCGCCGAGCAGCGCACCCGGTTCCTCATCCGCCAGATCGACCCCGTCCGGCAGTGGAAGCTGTCGCCGATGGACCTCGAGAGCCTGGACCGCTGGGACGAGTACACCGCCGCCAAGGAGGCGATGTTCGCCACCACCGACACCGACGTCGCGCCGTGGACCGTCGTCAAGACCAACGACAAGAAGCGGGCCCGCCTCGCCGCCATGCGGCACGTGCTGGCGCGCTTCGACTACGACGGCAAGGACCCCGAGGTCGTCGGGGTCCCCGACCCGCTGCTCGTGGTCCACGCCCGCACGATCCTCGAGGCGGACCGCCGCCCGGCGTCCTGA
- a CDS encoding GntR family transcriptional regulator codes for MPDGPYETLRAAILGFDLVPGEKLSERGLEDLLGASRTPIRAALVRLENEGLTGRVGRGWQVTPIDLTEVRAVVEHREAVETAAVALAVERATEEELLAVRALVEESAADDGPSGLRDGADFHVALARLSRNRFLADAVGGALVRLARTRWLEVRSPRSRATARAEHLGIVDAVLARDAPTAVDLVTAHGRGAADRLLAHLAEERRRLRGRGFAIVETPPQP; via the coding sequence GTGCCCGACGGCCCCTACGAGACCCTGCGCGCCGCCATCCTCGGGTTCGACCTCGTCCCCGGCGAGAAGCTCAGCGAACGCGGCCTGGAGGACCTCCTCGGCGCCTCCCGCACCCCGATCCGCGCCGCGCTGGTCCGGCTGGAGAACGAGGGGCTCACCGGCCGGGTGGGACGCGGGTGGCAGGTCACCCCCATCGACCTCACCGAGGTCCGCGCCGTCGTCGAGCACCGCGAGGCCGTCGAGACCGCGGCCGTCGCGCTGGCCGTCGAGCGCGCCACCGAGGAGGAGCTGCTGGCCGTGCGCGCCCTCGTCGAGGAGTCCGCCGCGGACGACGGGCCCTCCGGCCTGCGCGACGGCGCCGACTTCCACGTCGCGCTGGCCCGCCTGTCCCGCAACCGCTTCCTCGCCGACGCGGTCGGCGGGGCGCTGGTCCGCCTCGCCCGGACCCGGTGGCTGGAGGTGCGCTCGCCGCGGTCGCGGGCCACCGCGCGCGCCGAGCACCTCGGCATCGTCGACGCCGTCCTGGCCCGCGACGCGCCCACCGCCGTCGACCTCGTCACCGCCCACGGCCGCGGCGCCGCCGACCGGCTGCTGGCCCACCTCGCCGAGGAGCGGCGGCGGCTGCGCGGGCGGGGCTTCGCCATCGTGGAGACCCCGCCGCAGCCGTAG
- a CDS encoding MFS transporter yields the protein MPPTYTPLARVPAAAWRMLALGVAAQAAGTLLVSTPVYLIPLLHVERGLPLAQAGALASAPTLGMVLTLVAWGALADRLGERWVIAGGLAATALLAALAAGADDLVRLGVLLGLGGAASASTNAASGRVVVGWFPRERRGLAMGLRQVSQPLGVAVAALAVPPLAASGGTRGALVPTAGVLAVLALACAAGIRNPPRPGAAQVAAAGNPYRRDRFLLRIHVVSVLLVLPQFTLTTFGLVWLTLGLGWGATAAGVVVGGAQFVGALGRIGVGVLSDRVGSRVRVLRWVAGSGVVALAALAGVGFAQWPVAVAVVLVLASTISVADNGLAFTSVAEAAGPRWSGRALGLQNTGQFVAASAVGPGVGALVTAIGYPASIALVALAPLLALPLVPRHDQHR from the coding sequence ATGCCACCAACGTACACCCCGCTCGCCCGCGTCCCCGCGGCCGCGTGGCGGATGCTCGCGCTCGGCGTCGCCGCCCAGGCGGCCGGGACCCTCCTCGTGAGCACGCCGGTGTACCTCATCCCCCTCCTGCACGTGGAGCGCGGCCTGCCGCTGGCGCAGGCCGGGGCCCTGGCCTCCGCCCCCACCCTCGGCATGGTCCTGACCCTGGTGGCCTGGGGGGCGCTGGCCGACCGGCTCGGGGAGCGCTGGGTCATCGCCGGCGGGCTGGCCGCCACCGCCCTCCTCGCCGCCCTCGCCGCCGGGGCCGACGACCTCGTCCGGCTCGGCGTCCTCCTCGGGCTGGGCGGCGCGGCCTCGGCCAGCACCAACGCCGCCAGCGGCCGCGTGGTCGTCGGGTGGTTCCCGCGCGAGCGCCGCGGCCTGGCGATGGGCCTGCGGCAGGTGTCGCAGCCGCTGGGGGTCGCCGTCGCCGCCCTCGCCGTCCCGCCGCTGGCCGCCTCGGGCGGGACCCGGGGCGCGCTGGTCCCGACCGCGGGCGTCCTCGCCGTCCTCGCCCTGGCCTGCGCGGCGGGCATCCGCAACCCGCCCCGCCCGGGCGCGGCGCAGGTCGCGGCGGCGGGGAACCCCTACCGCCGCGACCGCTTCCTGCTCCGCATCCACGTGGTGTCGGTCCTGCTGGTCCTGCCGCAGTTCACGCTGACGACGTTCGGGCTGGTCTGGCTGACCCTCGGCCTGGGCTGGGGGGCCACGGCCGCCGGGGTCGTCGTCGGCGGGGCGCAGTTCGTGGGGGCGCTGGGCCGGATCGGCGTCGGCGTCCTCAGCGACCGGGTCGGCAGCCGGGTCCGGGTCCTGCGCTGGGTCGCGGGATCGGGGGTCGTGGCCCTCGCCGCGCTGGCGGGCGTGGGCTTCGCGCAGTGGCCGGTCGCCGTGGCCGTGGTCCTCGTCCTCGCCTCCACGATCAGCGTCGCCGACAACGGCCTGGCCTTCACCTCCGTCGCCGAGGCCGCCGGACCGCGCTGGTCGGGCAGGGCGCTGGGGCTGCAGAACACCGGGCAGTTCGTCGCCGCCTCCGCGGTGGGCCCCGGCGTCGGCGCGCTGGTCACCGCGATCGGGTACCCGGCCTCCATCGCCCTGGTGGCCCTCGCCCCGCTCCTCGCCCTCCCCCTGGTCCCCCGGCACGACCAGCACCGCTGA
- a CDS encoding SRPBCC family protein — MELLGDAVLHGGDRATLRLARDYDHPVAAVWTALTVPALTRLWWADLRTDLQVGGEFSLEWLTGPPGELEWWPGEITAMDAPRLLEHTNSEHGLLRWELEPLDAGALRARTRLRLTNDLEGEDAWVPMSLAAWHLHLDQLATALDGGGVDWSAWASATNLRMRELRAAYAATLPRTY; from the coding sequence GTGGAACTCCTCGGCGACGCCGTCCTGCACGGCGGTGACCGCGCGACCCTGCGCCTGGCCCGCGACTACGACCACCCGGTGGCGGCGGTGTGGACGGCCCTCACCGTCCCCGCGCTGACCCGGCTGTGGTGGGCGGACCTGCGCACCGACCTGCAGGTGGGCGGGGAGTTCTCCCTGGAGTGGCTCACCGGCCCGCCCGGCGAGCTGGAGTGGTGGCCCGGCGAGATCACCGCCATGGACGCCCCCCGGCTGCTGGAGCACACCAACTCCGAGCACGGCCTGCTGCGCTGGGAGCTGGAACCCCTCGACGCCGGGGCGCTGCGCGCCCGGACCCGGCTGCGCCTGACGAACGACCTCGAGGGCGAGGACGCCTGGGTGCCGATGTCGCTGGCCGCCTGGCACCTGCACCTGGACCAGCTCGCGACCGCCCTCGACGGCGGCGGCGTCGACTGGAGCGCGTGGGCGAGCGCCACGAACCTGCGGATGCGGGAACTGCGCGCCGCCTACGCCGCCACCCTCCCCCGCACCTACTGA
- a CDS encoding alpha-keto acid decarboxylase family protein — protein sequence MTPAPAPDTSTTTVGGYLGRRLEQLGVGHVFGLPGDFNLALLDEVLAATGLRWVGSSNELNAGYAADGYARLRRGPAAVVTTFGVGELSAVNALAGSYAEDVPVVHVVGLPPTTAMSRGALLHHSLADGDFGHFVRIAAEVTASAVVVRAQGATTAIDQALLTAVGTSKPVYLGVPADVAVHPVPAAPLSRPLRVLRSDAGAAEEFRTALAQFLGDAPEVTVLAGPRLHRRNLEDLVRAIAAQNGVRVATQSASKAMLDESHPANLGVYAGEFTRSARTRRAVDGARPLVLAGVLMSDFLTGSFSHAFDPEASVDLQLDHARIAGTAFYGLYLEESLRILEEVLDARSPRPGPLPRQEVPALAPHVPAEPDGPLTHADLWPLLQRWLNPGTLLVAEAGTSFYGALELTTPDGCDLLGQPVWSSIGYTLPATLGAMLARPGRETVLVIGDGSAQLTIQELGRILAEGLTPTILLVNNSGYTVERAIRSPEAVYQDVVAWDWTKLPAALGSPGTPTYRAATPADLVEVLGKVRADPDHAAFVELLLPRDDAPDSLVQLARSVR from the coding sequence ATGACCCCCGCACCGGCCCCGGACACCTCGACCACCACCGTCGGGGGCTACCTCGGCCGCCGCCTCGAGCAGCTCGGCGTCGGCCACGTCTTCGGACTGCCGGGCGACTTCAACCTCGCCCTGCTCGACGAGGTGCTGGCCGCGACCGGCCTGCGCTGGGTCGGGTCGTCCAACGAGCTCAACGCCGGGTACGCCGCCGACGGGTACGCGCGCCTGCGGCGCGGGCCGGCGGCGGTGGTCACGACGTTCGGCGTCGGGGAGCTGTCCGCGGTCAACGCCCTCGCCGGCAGCTACGCCGAGGACGTCCCCGTCGTGCACGTCGTCGGGCTCCCCCCGACCACCGCGATGAGCCGGGGGGCGCTGCTGCACCACTCCCTCGCCGACGGCGACTTCGGGCACTTCGTGCGGATCGCCGCCGAGGTGACGGCCTCGGCCGTGGTCGTGCGGGCCCAGGGGGCGACGACCGCGATCGACCAGGCCCTGCTCACCGCGGTCGGCACGTCGAAACCCGTCTACCTCGGCGTCCCCGCCGACGTCGCCGTCCACCCCGTCCCGGCCGCCCCGCTGTCGCGCCCGCTGCGCGTCCTGCGCAGCGACGCGGGGGCGGCGGAGGAGTTCCGCACCGCGCTCGCGCAGTTCCTCGGGGACGCCCCCGAGGTCACCGTCCTCGCCGGTCCCCGGCTGCACCGGCGGAACCTGGAGGACCTCGTGCGGGCCATCGCCGCCCAGAACGGCGTCCGGGTCGCGACGCAGTCGGCGTCCAAGGCGATGCTCGACGAGTCCCACCCCGCGAACCTCGGGGTGTACGCGGGGGAGTTCACCCGCTCCGCCCGGACCCGTCGCGCCGTCGACGGGGCCCGGCCGCTCGTCCTCGCGGGGGTGCTGATGAGCGACTTCCTCACCGGCTCGTTCAGCCACGCCTTCGACCCGGAGGCCTCGGTGGACCTGCAGCTGGACCACGCCCGCATCGCGGGGACGGCGTTCTACGGCCTGTACCTGGAGGAGTCGCTGCGCATCCTGGAGGAGGTCCTCGACGCGCGCTCGCCCCGTCCCGGGCCGCTGCCGCGCCAGGAGGTCCCGGCCCTCGCACCGCACGTGCCCGCCGAACCCGACGGCCCGCTGACCCACGCCGACCTCTGGCCGCTGCTGCAGCGCTGGCTGAACCCGGGCACCCTGCTCGTCGCCGAGGCGGGGACCTCGTTCTACGGGGCGCTGGAACTCACCACCCCCGACGGCTGCGACCTGCTGGGGCAGCCGGTCTGGTCCTCCATCGGGTACACGCTGCCCGCGACCCTCGGCGCGATGCTCGCCCGTCCCGGCCGGGAGACCGTCCTGGTCATCGGCGACGGTTCCGCGCAGCTGACGATCCAGGAACTCGGGCGGATCCTCGCCGAGGGCCTCACCCCGACGATCCTGCTGGTCAACAACTCCGGCTACACCGTGGAACGGGCCATCCGCAGCCCCGAGGCGGTCTACCAGGACGTCGTCGCGTGGGACTGGACGAAGCTGCCCGCGGCGCTGGGTTCGCCGGGGACCCCCACCTACCGGGCCGCCACCCCCGCGGACCTCGTCGAGGTCCTGGGGAAGGTCCGGGCCGACCCCGACCACGCGGCGTTCGTGGAACTGCTGCTGCCGCGCGACGACGCCCCCGACTCCCTGGTCCAGCTCGCCCGCAGCGTCCGCTGA
- a CDS encoding Lrp/AsnC family transcriptional regulator: MTTLDGTDRRILVALDRDPRATVAQLAMDLGLARGTVHSRLEKLAGDGTLRLNSTRLDPARVGLSMRALVTASVEQSEFDGMVEDVSRIPEVVECLGISGDSDLMIQIAARDADHVYDITQRIMSCRGIRRTSTSIVLRELLAYRTEHLLR; encoded by the coding sequence GTGACCACCCTGGACGGCACGGACCGGCGCATCCTCGTCGCCCTCGACCGCGACCCGCGCGCCACCGTCGCGCAACTGGCCATGGACCTGGGCCTGGCCCGGGGCACGGTGCACAGCCGGCTGGAGAAGCTCGCCGGCGACGGCACGCTGCGGTTGAACTCGACGCGGCTGGACCCGGCGCGGGTCGGGTTGTCCATGCGCGCCCTGGTCACGGCGAGCGTGGAGCAGAGCGAGTTCGACGGGATGGTCGAGGACGTGTCCCGCATCCCCGAGGTCGTGGAGTGCCTCGGCATCTCCGGCGACTCGGACCTGATGATCCAGATCGCGGCCCGCGACGCGGACCACGTCTACGACATCACCCAGCGGATCATGAGCTGCCGCGGGATCCGCCGGACCTCGACGTCGATCGTGCTGCGGGAGCTGCTGGCCTACCGGACCGAGCACCTGCTGCGCTGA